In one Drosophila albomicans strain 15112-1751.03 chromosome X, ASM965048v2, whole genome shotgun sequence genomic region, the following are encoded:
- the LOC117577968 gene encoding uncharacterized protein LOC117577968 gives MCKLSLCLLVAIFGFLIAGSLAGVNRDSYVHRDIIVVKDVRDFAAKHPGLKLQRMDRQPVSARAAAAQSVRYTLGARITDDRLVAQNADVFNYASSNDVSLQVTYPETGTGAIVTYVEIVCTQDNNEGNAFVIAGGIGQRFISILIEAKQTNSFAYQALYYGVD, from the exons atgtgcaaattgaGCTTGTGTCTGTTGGTTGCCATCTTTGGCTTTCTGATCGCTGGCAGCTTGGCCGGTGTTAATCGTGATTCCTATGTGCATCGTGACATTATTGTGGTCAAGGATGTGCGTGACTTTGCCGCCAAGCATCCGGGTCTCAAATTGCAGCGTATGGATCGTCAACCTGTCTCGGctcgtgctgctgctgcacaatcGGTGCGTTACACACTCGGAGCACGTATCACAG atGACAGATTGGTTGCCCAGAACGCCGATGTTTTCAACTATGCGTCGAGCAACGATGTCAGTCTTCAGGTGACTTACCCCGAAACGGGCACCGGTGCCATTGTCACCTACGTTGAGATCGTCTGCACCCAGGACAACAATGAGGGCAATGCCTTTGTGATTGCCGGCGGCATTGGACAGCGTTTCATCTCCATACTGATTGAGGCCAAGCAGACGAATTCGTTTGCTTATCAGGCTTTGTACTATGGCGTCGATTAG
- the LOC117570424 gene encoding N-acetylgalactosaminyltransferase 7, translated as MRVSNIRSGRICRLVLCLLVILPLLYLLANWSDHHKRVQEAYHMRFGGPKFSHQRLENRPREQPKLVEGLGNFEPKDLKPRTGPGENGDAHTLSPDKKNVADASEMEYGMNIACSDEISMHRAVRDTRLEECKHWDYPYDLPTTSVIIVFHNEGFSVLMRTVHSVIDRSPKHVLHEIILVDDFSDKENLRTKLDDYVVQFNGLVKIIRNKEREGLIRTRSRGAMEATGEVIVFLDAHCEVNLNWLPPLLAPIYRDRTVMTVPIIDGIDHKSFEYRPVYGSDNHFRGIFEWGMLYKENEVPRREQRRRAHNSEPYRSPTHAGGLFAINREYFLELGAYDPGLLVWGGENFELSFKIWQCGGSIEWVPCSRVGHVYRGFMPYNFGKLASKKKGPLITINYKRVIETWFDDTHKEFFYTREPLARFLDMGDISEQLALKKRLNCKSFQWFMDNIAYDVVDKFPALPANLHWGELRSVASDGCLDSMGHQPPAIMGLSYCHGGGNNQLVRLNAVGQLGVGERCVEADRQGIKLAVCRLGTVDGPWSYNEHTKHLLHRVHKKCMALHPTTQQLSLGQCDVNDGYQKWLFKEIRPHW; from the exons ATGCGTGTGAGCAACATACGCAGCGGACGGATTTGCCGCCTTGTGCTTTGTCTGCTGGTCATCTTGCCGCTGCTCTATCTGCTGGCCAACTGGAGTGACCATCACAAGCGTGTTCAGGAGGCGTATCACATGCGCTTCGGCGGTCCCAAATTCAGTCATCAGCGTCTCGAGAATCGGCCACGTGAACAGCCCAAGTTGGTGGAAG GTCTGGGTAACTTTGAGCCCAAGGATCTGAAGCCACGCACGGGTCCAGGAGAGAATGGCGATGCTCACACGCTGTCGCCGGACAAGAAGAATGTGGCGGATGCCTCAGAGATGGAGTATGGCATGAATATTGCCTGCTCCGATGAGATATCGATGCATCGTGCTGTGCGCGATACGCGTCTCGAGGAGTGCAAGCATTGGGATTATCCATATGATTTGCCCACAACAAGTGTGATTATTGTATTCCATAATGAGGGCTTCTCGGTGTTGATGCGCACCGTGCATTCGGTTATTGATCGTTCGCCCAAGCATGTGCTGCATGAAATCATTTTGGTCGATGACTTCTCCGATAAGGAGAATCTACGCACTAAACTGGACGATTACGTTGTGCAGTTCAATGGCCTGGTCAAGATCATACGCAACAAGGAGCGCGAGGGTCTCATTCGAACACGTTCCCGAGGTGCCATGGAGGCGACAG GCGAGGTCATTGTCTTCCTCGATGCGCATTGCGAGGTGAATCTGAATTGGCTGCCACCGCTGCTGGCGCCCATCTATCGGGATCGCACAGTGATGACGGTGCCCATCATCGATGGCATCGATCACAAGTCCTTCGAGTATCGTCCCGTCTATGGCAGTGACAATCATTTCCGCGGCATCTTCGAGTGGGGAATGCTGTACAAGGAGAACGAGGTGCCGCGCAGGGAGCAGCGTCGTCGCGCCCACAACTCGGAACCCTATCGTAGTCCCACACACGCCGGCGGACTGTTTGCCATCAATCGCGAATACTTCCTCGAGCTGGGAGCCTACGATCCCGGTCTGCTGGTCTGGGGTGGCGAGAACTTTGAGCTGAGCTTCAAGATTTGGCAATGTGGAGGTAGCATCGAATGGGTGCCCTGCTCCCGTGTGGGTCACGTCTATCGTGGCTTTATGCCGTACAATTTTGGAAAGCTGGCGAGCAAGAAGAAGGGTCCATTGATCACGATCAACTACAAGCGTGTGATTGAGACCTGGTTCGATGATACACACAAGGAATTCTTTTACACACGCGAGCCACTCGCTCGCTTCTTGGACATGGGCGATATCAGTGAACAGCTGGCGCTGAAGAAGCGTCTCAATTGCAAATCCTTTCAATGGTTTATGGATAACATTGCCTACGATGTCGTCGATAAGTTCCCAGCGCTGCCCGCTAACTTGCATTGGGGTGAACTGCGTTCCGTGGCCTCCGATGGCTGCCTCGACTCGATGGGACATCAGCCGCCAGCGATTATGGGTCTCTCCTATTGTCATGGCGGTGGCAACAATCAGCTGGTGCGTTTGAATGCCGTTGGCCAGCTGGGCGTCGGCGAACGTTGTGTGGAAGCGGATCGTCAGGGCATTAAGTTGGCCGTCTGTCGATTGGGCACTGTGGATGGACCCTGGAGCTACAATGAGCATACCAAACATCTGTTGCATCGTGTGCACAAAAAGTGCATGGCATTGCATCCGACGACGCAACAATTGTCGCTGGGACAATGCGATGTCAACGATGGCTATCAGAAGTGGCTCTTCAAGGAGATACGTCCTCATTGGTAG
- the LOC117569727 gene encoding scoloptoxin SSD14 isoform X2: MRFILSKKFVIWLVIAALMVTGLTLGLVFGLRSRETRYITGAVVSNGIGCAEVGGTMLKDGGSAVDAAIATLLCEGIMLPHSMGIGGGFVATIYTRRTRKVETVIARESAPAAAHKEMFVGQESVTGATAGAVPGEILGYWEMHQKYGRLPWKNLFQPSIKLAREGHVVSRYLAAAIKSRLTQIQNDPGLSQMFLNEQGEPYEEHDYMKRTSLANTLERIANNGAGEIYDGGETGVKFVEDIQKLGGIITVDDLKNFKVRWESDGHISANVTGGFTLYTTPLPSSGPVLAFILNVMSELYASDEAVYWQRAVETFKHAYGQRTNLGDYENDPEYGQSIKEQLEKILGDELATSVRQLIKDDTTSQDYLHYGANFTVEPDHGTAHMNVLAANGDAVSITSTINTYFGSKVASPQTGIILNDEMDDFSTPGVINGFGVPASPANYIYPHKRPMSSMNPCIIVDANGDVRLLVGAAGGTKITTSVAAVIMKYLIRHEGMNRAVNDGRLHHQLIPMVVDYEEDVSEEIIEYLRKVGHVMTDNPGDGGFAAVTAIGALNEPEPFFDRRRVGSVLTVTATNKMQH, encoded by the exons AGATTCATACTAAGCAAGAAGTTCGTTATATGGCTGGTGATTGCCGCCCTAATGGTCACGGGTTTGACACTGGGCCTCGTCTTTGGTTTAAGATCGCGTGAGACGCGATACATCACTGGCGCCGTCGTCTCCAATGGCATCGGTTGTGCCGAGGTCGGTGGCACTATGCTCAAGGATGGCGGCTCCGCTGTGGATGCTGCGATTGCCACGCTCCTCTGCGAGGGCATCATGTTGCCCCATTCGATGGGCATTGGCGGCGGTTTTGTGGCCACGATTTACACGCGACGCACTCGGAAAGTGGAGACGGTGATTGCCCGCGAATCGGCGCCAGCTGCAGCCCACAAGGAGATGTTTGTGGGTCAGGAGTCGGTGACGGGTGCCACGGCGGGCGCTGTGCCCGGCGAGATTCTTGGCTATTGGGAGATGCATCAGAAGTACGGACGTCTGCCGTGGAAGAATCTCTTTCAGCCATCGATAAAATTGGCACGCGAAGGACATGTGGTGTCGCGTTATTTGGCCGCTGCGATTAAATCGAGACTCACCCAAATCCAAAATGATCCGGGACTATCGCAAATGTTCCTCAACGAGCAGGGCGAGCCCTATGAGGAGCATGATTATATGAAGCGCACCTCCTTGGCCAATACGCTCGAGCGTATTGCCAACAATGGAGCTGGCGAGATTTACGATGGCGGCGAGACGGGCGTCAAGTTTGTCGAGGATATTCAGAAACTGGGTGGTATTATCACTGTGGATGATCTTAAGAACTTTAA AGTGCGCTGGGAAAGCGATGGTCATATCTCGGCCAATGTAACGGGTGGCTTCACGCTCTACACGACGCCTCTGCCCTCGAGTGGTCCCGTCCTGGCCTTCATACTGAATGTGATGAGCGAATTGTATGCGAGTGACGAAGCCGTCTATTGGCAGCGTGCGGTGGAGACCTTCAAGCATGCTTACGGTCAGCGAACCAATCTGGGTGACTATGAGAACGATCCGGAGTATGGTCAGAGCATTAAGGAGCAGCTGGAGAAGATCCTTGGCGATGAGTTGGCCACGAGTGTGCGACAATTGATCAAGGATGATACAACGTCACAGGATTATTTGCATTACGGTGCAAATTTCACTGTTGAGCCCGATCATGGCACAGCGCATATGAATGTGCTGGCTGCCAATGGTGATGCCGTATCGATAACGAGCACAATTAACACATA CTTTGGATCCAAGGTGGCATCACCACAAACGGGAATTATCTTGAACGATGAGATGGACGATTTCTCCACGCCAGGCGTCATCAACGGCTTTGGTGTGCCAGCGTCGCCCGCGAATTACATTTATCCACATAAGCGTCCCATGTCTTCGATGAATCCTTGCATCATTGTCGATGCCAATGGCGATGTGCGTCTACTTGTCGGTGCTGCTGGCGGCACCAAGATCACAACGAGTGTGGCAGCg GTAATAATGAAGTATCTCATACGCCACGAGGGCATGAACCGGGCAGTCAATGATGGTCGGCTGCATCATCAGTTGATACCGATGGTGGTCGACTATGAGGAAGATGTCAGTGAGGAGATTATCGAATATCTGAGAAAGGTCGGACACGTGATGACCGATAATCCCGGCGATGGTGGATTTGCGGCTGTGACCGCAATTGGTGCGCTCAATGAGCCGGAGCCATTCTTTGATCGCCGTCGAGTTGGCAGCGTTCTCACCGTAACGGcgacaaacaaaatgcagcatTAG
- the LOC117569727 gene encoding scoloptoxin SSD14 isoform X1: protein MRFILSKKFVIWLVIAALMVTGLTLGLVFGLRSRETRYITGAVVSNGIGCAEVGGTMLKDGGSAVDAAIATLLCEGIMLPHSMGIGGGFVATIYTRRTRKVETVIARESAPAAAHKEMFVGQESVTGATAGAVPGEILGYWEMHQKYGRLPWKNLFQPSIKLAREGHVVSRYLAAAIKSRLTQIQNDPGLSQMFLNEQGEPYEEHDYMKRTSLANTLERIANNGAGEIYDGGETGVKFVEDIQKLGGIITVDDLKNFKVRWESDGHISANVTGGFTLYTTPLPSSGPVLAFILNVMSELYASDEAVYWQRAVETFKHAYGQRTNLGDYENDPEYGQSIKEQLEKILGDELATSVRQLIKDDTTSQDYLHYGANFTVEPDHGTAHMNVLAANGDAVSITSTINTYFGSKVASPQTGIILNDEMDDFSTPGVINGFGVPASPANYIYPHKRPMSSMNPCIIVDANGDVRLLVGAAGGTKITTSVAAVIMKYLIRHEGMNRAVNDGRLHHQLIPMVVDYEEDVSEEIIEYLRKVGHVMTDNPGDGGFAAVTAIGALNEPEPFFDRRRVGSVLTVTATNKMQH from the exons ATGAG ATTCATACTAAGCAAGAAGTTCGTTATATGGCTGGTGATTGCCGCCCTAATGGTCACGGGTTTGACACTGGGCCTCGTCTTTGGTTTAAGATCGCGTGAGACGCGATACATCACTGGCGCCGTCGTCTCCAATGGCATCGGTTGTGCCGAGGTCGGTGGCACTATGCTCAAGGATGGCGGCTCCGCTGTGGATGCTGCGATTGCCACGCTCCTCTGCGAGGGCATCATGTTGCCCCATTCGATGGGCATTGGCGGCGGTTTTGTGGCCACGATTTACACGCGACGCACTCGGAAAGTGGAGACGGTGATTGCCCGCGAATCGGCGCCAGCTGCAGCCCACAAGGAGATGTTTGTGGGTCAGGAGTCGGTGACGGGTGCCACGGCGGGCGCTGTGCCCGGCGAGATTCTTGGCTATTGGGAGATGCATCAGAAGTACGGACGTCTGCCGTGGAAGAATCTCTTTCAGCCATCGATAAAATTGGCACGCGAAGGACATGTGGTGTCGCGTTATTTGGCCGCTGCGATTAAATCGAGACTCACCCAAATCCAAAATGATCCGGGACTATCGCAAATGTTCCTCAACGAGCAGGGCGAGCCCTATGAGGAGCATGATTATATGAAGCGCACCTCCTTGGCCAATACGCTCGAGCGTATTGCCAACAATGGAGCTGGCGAGATTTACGATGGCGGCGAGACGGGCGTCAAGTTTGTCGAGGATATTCAGAAACTGGGTGGTATTATCACTGTGGATGATCTTAAGAACTTTAA AGTGCGCTGGGAAAGCGATGGTCATATCTCGGCCAATGTAACGGGTGGCTTCACGCTCTACACGACGCCTCTGCCCTCGAGTGGTCCCGTCCTGGCCTTCATACTGAATGTGATGAGCGAATTGTATGCGAGTGACGAAGCCGTCTATTGGCAGCGTGCGGTGGAGACCTTCAAGCATGCTTACGGTCAGCGAACCAATCTGGGTGACTATGAGAACGATCCGGAGTATGGTCAGAGCATTAAGGAGCAGCTGGAGAAGATCCTTGGCGATGAGTTGGCCACGAGTGTGCGACAATTGATCAAGGATGATACAACGTCACAGGATTATTTGCATTACGGTGCAAATTTCACTGTTGAGCCCGATCATGGCACAGCGCATATGAATGTGCTGGCTGCCAATGGTGATGCCGTATCGATAACGAGCACAATTAACACATA CTTTGGATCCAAGGTGGCATCACCACAAACGGGAATTATCTTGAACGATGAGATGGACGATTTCTCCACGCCAGGCGTCATCAACGGCTTTGGTGTGCCAGCGTCGCCCGCGAATTACATTTATCCACATAAGCGTCCCATGTCTTCGATGAATCCTTGCATCATTGTCGATGCCAATGGCGATGTGCGTCTACTTGTCGGTGCTGCTGGCGGCACCAAGATCACAACGAGTGTGGCAGCg GTAATAATGAAGTATCTCATACGCCACGAGGGCATGAACCGGGCAGTCAATGATGGTCGGCTGCATCATCAGTTGATACCGATGGTGGTCGACTATGAGGAAGATGTCAGTGAGGAGATTATCGAATATCTGAGAAAGGTCGGACACGTGATGACCGATAATCCCGGCGATGGTGGATTTGCGGCTGTGACCGCAATTGGTGCGCTCAATGAGCCGGAGCCATTCTTTGATCGCCGTCGAGTTGGCAGCGTTCTCACCGTAACGGcgacaaacaaaatgcagcatTAG
- the LOC117569727 gene encoding scoloptoxin SSD14 isoform X3: MVTGLTLGLVFGLRSRETRYITGAVVSNGIGCAEVGGTMLKDGGSAVDAAIATLLCEGIMLPHSMGIGGGFVATIYTRRTRKVETVIARESAPAAAHKEMFVGQESVTGATAGAVPGEILGYWEMHQKYGRLPWKNLFQPSIKLAREGHVVSRYLAAAIKSRLTQIQNDPGLSQMFLNEQGEPYEEHDYMKRTSLANTLERIANNGAGEIYDGGETGVKFVEDIQKLGGIITVDDLKNFKVRWESDGHISANVTGGFTLYTTPLPSSGPVLAFILNVMSELYASDEAVYWQRAVETFKHAYGQRTNLGDYENDPEYGQSIKEQLEKILGDELATSVRQLIKDDTTSQDYLHYGANFTVEPDHGTAHMNVLAANGDAVSITSTINTYFGSKVASPQTGIILNDEMDDFSTPGVINGFGVPASPANYIYPHKRPMSSMNPCIIVDANGDVRLLVGAAGGTKITTSVAAVIMKYLIRHEGMNRAVNDGRLHHQLIPMVVDYEEDVSEEIIEYLRKVGHVMTDNPGDGGFAAVTAIGALNEPEPFFDRRRVGSVLTVTATNKMQH, translated from the exons ATGGTCACGGGTTTGACACTGGGCCTCGTCTTTGGTTTAAGATCGCGTGAGACGCGATACATCACTGGCGCCGTCGTCTCCAATGGCATCGGTTGTGCCGAGGTCGGTGGCACTATGCTCAAGGATGGCGGCTCCGCTGTGGATGCTGCGATTGCCACGCTCCTCTGCGAGGGCATCATGTTGCCCCATTCGATGGGCATTGGCGGCGGTTTTGTGGCCACGATTTACACGCGACGCACTCGGAAAGTGGAGACGGTGATTGCCCGCGAATCGGCGCCAGCTGCAGCCCACAAGGAGATGTTTGTGGGTCAGGAGTCGGTGACGGGTGCCACGGCGGGCGCTGTGCCCGGCGAGATTCTTGGCTATTGGGAGATGCATCAGAAGTACGGACGTCTGCCGTGGAAGAATCTCTTTCAGCCATCGATAAAATTGGCACGCGAAGGACATGTGGTGTCGCGTTATTTGGCCGCTGCGATTAAATCGAGACTCACCCAAATCCAAAATGATCCGGGACTATCGCAAATGTTCCTCAACGAGCAGGGCGAGCCCTATGAGGAGCATGATTATATGAAGCGCACCTCCTTGGCCAATACGCTCGAGCGTATTGCCAACAATGGAGCTGGCGAGATTTACGATGGCGGCGAGACGGGCGTCAAGTTTGTCGAGGATATTCAGAAACTGGGTGGTATTATCACTGTGGATGATCTTAAGAACTTTAA AGTGCGCTGGGAAAGCGATGGTCATATCTCGGCCAATGTAACGGGTGGCTTCACGCTCTACACGACGCCTCTGCCCTCGAGTGGTCCCGTCCTGGCCTTCATACTGAATGTGATGAGCGAATTGTATGCGAGTGACGAAGCCGTCTATTGGCAGCGTGCGGTGGAGACCTTCAAGCATGCTTACGGTCAGCGAACCAATCTGGGTGACTATGAGAACGATCCGGAGTATGGTCAGAGCATTAAGGAGCAGCTGGAGAAGATCCTTGGCGATGAGTTGGCCACGAGTGTGCGACAATTGATCAAGGATGATACAACGTCACAGGATTATTTGCATTACGGTGCAAATTTCACTGTTGAGCCCGATCATGGCACAGCGCATATGAATGTGCTGGCTGCCAATGGTGATGCCGTATCGATAACGAGCACAATTAACACATA CTTTGGATCCAAGGTGGCATCACCACAAACGGGAATTATCTTGAACGATGAGATGGACGATTTCTCCACGCCAGGCGTCATCAACGGCTTTGGTGTGCCAGCGTCGCCCGCGAATTACATTTATCCACATAAGCGTCCCATGTCTTCGATGAATCCTTGCATCATTGTCGATGCCAATGGCGATGTGCGTCTACTTGTCGGTGCTGCTGGCGGCACCAAGATCACAACGAGTGTGGCAGCg GTAATAATGAAGTATCTCATACGCCACGAGGGCATGAACCGGGCAGTCAATGATGGTCGGCTGCATCATCAGTTGATACCGATGGTGGTCGACTATGAGGAAGATGTCAGTGAGGAGATTATCGAATATCTGAGAAAGGTCGGACACGTGATGACCGATAATCCCGGCGATGGTGGATTTGCGGCTGTGACCGCAATTGGTGCGCTCAATGAGCCGGAGCCATTCTTTGATCGCCGTCGAGTTGGCAGCGTTCTCACCGTAACGGcgacaaacaaaatgcagcatTAG
- the LOC117569740 gene encoding uncharacterized protein LOC117569740, whose translation MNFTDHKVHSNIHNYSKMKQNNKMTMQQQRDNIKLPTFDKDNDNDADGDSKVSLRKGIERKLKYLSESNRFTSSATRAIRRRGQRSSDDGGSIGAGFNRGRKALMLDKHSSEMKLKEVETKLPRLKVPTIPNFVQSPRRNGLSPRDFLAENDEDDADDEETTLRGALQDEFEKHLAMGGHGINRRNRSHMSIKHMHKPTYSCSSCGARFHIKSLLGAHRRTHDDDFKVRFRARRPRDSNTAISPPPARAASKQCKFCDRYFDLERALHIHQLCHCNKITPQQRRKLGYTDLAHEKKNAPLPNFQRMPRGSLPEHTTPDPNMPYVALGPAALKMIEQEQQMKSKRRSMKYTVKVAGPMGRWR comes from the exons atgaacTTTACTGACCACAAAGTGCACTCAAATATCCATAATTACtcgaaaatgaaacaaaacaacaaaatgacaatgcaacagcagcgtgaTAACATTAAATTGCCAACATTTGACAAAGACAACGATAACGATGCCGATGGCGATAGCAAAGTGAGCTTGCGCAAAGGTATCGAACGTAAGCTGAAATACCTATCGGAATCAAATCGCTTCACGTCAAGCGCCACACGCGCCATTCGACGTCGCGGTCAACGCAGCAGCGACGATGGCGGCAGCATTGGCGCCGGATTTAATCGCGGACGCAAGGCGTTGATGCTTGACAAGCATTCGTCCGAGATGAAGCTAAAAGAGGTGGAGACAAAACTGCCACGCCTTAAAGTGCCAACCATACCAA attttgtGCAGTCTCCTCGTCGCAACGGTTTGTCGCCACGCGATTTTCTCGCCGAGAACGATGAAGACGACGCCGATGATGAGGAGACCACGCTGCGTGGCGCACTTCAGGATGAGTTCGAGAAGCATCTGGCGATGGGCGGTCACGGGATCAATCGTCGCAATCGCAGCCACATGAGCATCAAGCATATGCACAAGCCCACCTACAGCTGCAGCTCGTGTGGCGCTCGTTTCCACATCAAATCACTGCTCGGCGCCCATCGACGCACTCACGATGATGATTTTAAGGTGCGTTTTCGTGCTCGTCGACCACGCGATAGCAACACTGCAATTTCACCGCCGCCAGCGAGGGCTGCATCCAAACAGTGTAAATTCTGTGATCGCTACTTTGACTTGGAGCGTGCGTTGCACATACATCAGTTGTGCCACTGCAATAAGATAACACCGCAGCAGCGACGCAAACTTGGCTACACTGATCTGGCGCACGAAAAGAAGAATGCGCCGTTGCCAAACTTCCAGCGCATGCCGCGTGGCTCGCTGCCCGAGCATACAACACCCGATCCAAATATGCCGTATGTGGCCTTGGGTCCAGCGGCGCTCAAAATGATCGAACAGGAGCAGCAGATGAAGTCGAAGCGACGTTCGATGAAATATACCGTTAAGGTAGCGGGACCCATGGGACGTTGGCGTTGA